A genomic segment from Corylus avellana chromosome ca5, CavTom2PMs-1.0 encodes:
- the LOC132181660 gene encoding large ribosomal subunit protein uL2-like, with the protein MRKTGVSHDVAGKHMNNMIDRTWKKMNEERVVDSLFGEGLVLTTINLSHMATNMEIGLEPQALEQKIKIKLPSGAKKIVPSNCRAMVGQVAGGGRTEKPMWKAGNAYHKFRVKRNCWPKVRGVAMNPVEHPHGGGNHQHIGHASTVCRDAPPGQKVGLIAARRTGRLRGQAAATASRADKSA; encoded by the exons ATGCGTAAAACTGGTGTTTCTCATGATGTTGCTGGCAAACACATGAATAACATGATTGATAGAACTTGGAAAAAGATGAATGAAGAGCGAGTAGTTGATTCTCTATTTGGAGAAGGTTTAGTGTTAACAACAATCAACCTTTCTCACATGGCTACCAATATGGAGATAGGATTGGAGCCCCAGGCATTAGAGCAAAAAATCAA AATCAAGCTTCCTTCTGGCGCCAAAAAGATTGTTCCAAGTAATTGCCGAGCTATGGTTGGTCAGGTTGCTGGTGGAGGAAGGACCGAGAAGCCCATGTGGAAGGCAGGAAATGCCTATCACAAATTCAGGGTGAAGAGGAACTGCTGGCCCAAGGTTCGTGGTGTTGCCATGAATCCTGTGGAGCATCCTCATGGTGGTGGTAACCATCAGCATATTGGGCATGCAAGTACCGTTTGCCGAGATGCTCCTCCCGGACAGAAGGTTGGTCTTATTGCAGCGAGAAGAACTGGTCGGCTCCGTGGACAAGCTGCTGCCACAGCTTCCAGAGCTGACAAGAGTGCTTAG